The following are encoded in a window of Aromatoleum petrolei genomic DNA:
- a CDS encoding DUF2889 domain-containing protein: MRPRDIYRRRIRVKTDTGEARADLEDDPHRYGVTVRHDSVRVVAVEGLALRTPWSLCASAAAALSRLEGMPLTTDFTNVYRYIDGSMQCTHMLDMAGLAIAHAARGIRLREYDFEITWSEGQEQQFATMYVDGVNFLNWTVQDTRILSPTPFAGQNLRTMKPWIEVNFNDPDELEALMLFRRAIHISGSRSLDLDALPNAAATGHTIGACYVFQPGVAEHALRMHGTTRDFGDSPERLLMDLDRIS; this comes from the coding sequence ATGCGTCCAAGGGACATTTACCGCCGCCGCATACGCGTCAAGACTGACACTGGCGAGGCTCGCGCAGATCTCGAAGACGACCCCCACCGCTACGGAGTCACCGTTCGGCACGATTCTGTGCGAGTTGTCGCCGTCGAGGGGCTGGCCCTGCGCACTCCCTGGAGTCTCTGTGCAAGTGCGGCGGCGGCGCTCTCAAGGCTCGAGGGAATGCCGCTTACCACCGATTTCACGAACGTGTATCGGTATATCGACGGCAGCATGCAATGTACGCACATGCTCGACATGGCGGGACTGGCCATAGCGCACGCAGCGCGTGGTATCCGCCTGCGTGAATATGACTTTGAAATCACTTGGTCCGAAGGGCAAGAGCAGCAGTTTGCAACGATGTACGTTGACGGCGTCAACTTCTTGAACTGGACTGTGCAGGACACCCGCATTTTGTCGCCGACGCCCTTTGCCGGGCAGAATCTGAGGACCATGAAGCCCTGGATCGAGGTCAACTTTAATGATCCCGATGAACTGGAGGCGCTCATGCTGTTCAGGCGCGCCATCCACATATCGGGGTCCAGAAGTCTGGATCTTGATGCGCTTCCGAACGCTGCAGCGACAGGACATACGATTGGTGCTTGTTACGTGTTCCAACCAGGTGTGGCTGAACACGCACTGCGCATGCACGGGACGACTCGCGATTTTGGTGACTCTCCGGAACGATTGTTGATGGATCTGGACAGGATTTCCTGA
- a CDS encoding MaoC/PaaZ C-terminal domain-containing protein, which translates to MALNYEVIMNRVFAPVRASHSKRDTILYALGVGAGQADPCDPQELLLTYEEQLEALPTMAVTLCPPGFWIMEPELAINWKMLLHGEQRLTMYRPLPTEGEVIGQEKVEAIYDKGAGKGAIMRMSRTLTDAASGELIGVSEATAFLRGDGGFGGNPDGAPKPHPTPERAPDLSIALTTRPEQALIYRLSGDYNPLHIDPTVARSGGFDRPILHGLCSYGVAARALVRAVGEGAPSRLRRFDARFSAPVFPGETIVTDIWNEGNRKAAFRCRVQERDLVVITNGYAEFAV; encoded by the coding sequence ATGGCACTAAATTACGAAGTAATCATGAACAGGGTTTTCGCCCCAGTCAGAGCATCCCACTCCAAGAGGGATACTATTCTTTATGCATTGGGAGTCGGCGCTGGGCAGGCGGATCCCTGCGATCCCCAGGAATTGCTTCTCACCTACGAAGAGCAGCTCGAGGCACTTCCGACGATGGCGGTGACGCTCTGTCCGCCGGGCTTCTGGATCATGGAGCCGGAGCTGGCGATCAACTGGAAAATGTTGCTGCATGGTGAACAACGGCTCACCATGTATCGGCCATTGCCGACCGAAGGCGAAGTCATCGGTCAGGAGAAAGTGGAGGCGATCTACGACAAGGGCGCCGGCAAAGGTGCGATCATGCGCATGTCACGAACCTTGACCGATGCGGCCAGCGGTGAACTCATCGGCGTTTCCGAGGCAACGGCTTTCCTGCGGGGCGATGGAGGCTTTGGGGGCAACCCGGATGGCGCGCCAAAGCCCCATCCCACACCCGAGCGCGCCCCTGATCTCAGCATCGCGCTGACGACCAGGCCGGAACAGGCGCTGATCTACCGCCTGTCCGGGGACTACAATCCCCTGCATATCGATCCGACGGTCGCACGAAGTGGCGGCTTCGACCGACCCATACTCCATGGGCTGTGTTCCTACGGGGTTGCCGCACGCGCGCTGGTACGCGCCGTCGGTGAAGGTGCGCCATCCCGCCTGCGACGTTTCGATGCCCGCTTCAGCGCACCAGTATTCCCCGGTGAGACCATCGTGACCGACATCTGGAACGAAGGTAATCGCAAAGCGGCATTTCGGTGCCGTGTGCAGGAGCGAGATCTCGTCGTGATCACTAACGGTTACGCAGAGTTTGCCGTATAA
- a CDS encoding NAD(P)H-dependent flavin oxidoreductase has protein sequence MNTSITELFGIKYPILNAGMGRVAFPNMVAAVSNAGGLGVLGAGSGDPRQTREYIREIRSLTDKPFGINAPLALPNGRENAIVALEEKVPVINYSMGKGDWIVKTAHKYGGKVMASVNDVKLAQRAEAHGCDAVIAAGHEAAGHAGEIGTFVLVPRLAEVLKIPVIAAGGIANGDGLVAALALGAGGVSMGTRFWTTKEGPMHQNWKNKALELDVQDTLFSPRFDGIPCRQMKTAASERMMNTKMLNVWEIFLNSFAIARELNIPWPTLVKQTLSLGPRQIESMMRMSKMMQMHTITMTTGDLDKGMTASGQSVGLIHDLPSIAEVMERLVAEAESAQRRLAVQISESGTVKCGRVVRAAG, from the coding sequence GTGAACACATCCATCACCGAACTCTTCGGCATCAAGTACCCGATTCTCAATGCAGGCATGGGGCGGGTGGCATTTCCGAACATGGTCGCTGCGGTATCGAACGCGGGAGGCTTGGGCGTGCTCGGCGCAGGTTCCGGTGACCCAAGGCAGACGCGCGAATACATCAGAGAGATCCGCTCGCTGACCGACAAGCCTTTCGGCATAAACGCGCCGCTGGCGCTGCCCAACGGAAGAGAAAATGCGATTGTCGCCCTCGAGGAGAAGGTGCCGGTCATCAACTACTCCATGGGCAAAGGCGACTGGATTGTCAAGACAGCCCACAAGTACGGTGGCAAGGTCATGGCGTCCGTCAACGACGTCAAGCTCGCGCAGCGCGCCGAAGCCCATGGCTGTGATGCCGTCATCGCTGCCGGTCACGAGGCGGCCGGCCATGCGGGCGAGATCGGGACCTTCGTCCTGGTGCCGCGGCTGGCCGAAGTGCTAAAGATCCCGGTCATCGCGGCGGGCGGTATTGCCAACGGCGACGGCCTGGTCGCAGCCCTCGCCCTGGGCGCGGGCGGGGTGTCGATGGGCACCCGTTTCTGGACCACCAAGGAAGGTCCGATGCACCAGAACTGGAAGAACAAGGCCCTCGAGCTGGACGTCCAGGACACGCTCTTCTCCCCCCGCTTTGACGGCATACCTTGCCGCCAGATGAAGACGGCGGCGTCCGAGCGCATGATGAACACCAAGATGCTGAACGTGTGGGAGATCTTCCTGAACTCATTCGCCATCGCCAGGGAACTCAACATCCCCTGGCCCACGCTGGTGAAACAGACCTTGTCGCTGGGCCCTCGGCAGATCGAATCCATGATGCGCATGTCGAAGATGATGCAGATGCACACGATCACGATGACGACTGGCGATCTCGACAAGGGAATGACTGCGTCCGGTCAGTCGGTGGGCCTGATTCACGACCTGCCCAGCATCGCCGAGGTAATGGAGCGCCTCGTCGCGGAGGCGGAGTCGGCGCAGCGCCGGCTTGCTGTTCAGATATCCGAGTCCGGGACCGTAAAATGCGGACGAGTCGTCCGTGCCGCTGGGTAG
- a CDS encoding crotonase/enoyl-CoA hydratase family protein, producing MNFETIRYEVKEGIATVTLNRPEVFNALNTAMMNELIAVFDETDLDDKVRVVVVTGEGKGFCGGADLSKGADVFDKNKTGSAAQDSPIREDGSFDYSKESARDGGGKLALRIFNSLKPVIGAINGAGVGIGASMLLPMDIRIASEKGRLGFVYARRGIVYECCSSWFLPRIVGISKALEWSLSGRVMPAEELKVGGLVSEVVPHEQLLPRAYEIAREIADNTAPVSVALMRLMAWRSLGMAHPMEAHRIESRGICTRGRSADAKEGVQSFVEKRLPVFPCTVSKDMPDYFPWWEEPSYF from the coding sequence GTGAATTTCGAGACCATCCGTTATGAAGTCAAGGAAGGCATCGCGACGGTGACACTGAACCGTCCCGAAGTGTTCAACGCGCTGAACACGGCGATGATGAACGAGCTCATCGCCGTGTTCGACGAGACCGACCTTGACGACAAGGTTCGAGTCGTGGTCGTGACCGGCGAAGGCAAGGGCTTCTGCGGCGGTGCGGACCTGTCCAAAGGCGCCGATGTCTTCGACAAGAACAAGACCGGCAGCGCGGCGCAGGACAGTCCGATCCGCGAGGACGGCAGCTTTGATTACAGCAAGGAATCGGCGCGCGACGGCGGGGGCAAGCTCGCCCTGCGCATCTTCAACAGCCTGAAGCCCGTGATCGGTGCGATCAACGGCGCAGGCGTCGGTATCGGCGCCTCAATGCTGCTGCCCATGGATATCCGCATCGCCAGCGAAAAGGGTCGCTTGGGCTTCGTCTACGCCCGGCGCGGCATCGTCTACGAGTGCTGCTCGTCCTGGTTCCTGCCGCGCATCGTGGGCATCAGCAAGGCACTCGAGTGGAGCCTCAGCGGCCGCGTGATGCCGGCTGAGGAACTCAAGGTCGGCGGTCTGGTGAGCGAGGTGGTGCCGCACGAGCAGTTGCTGCCGCGCGCGTACGAAATTGCGCGCGAGATCGCCGACAACACTGCGCCGGTCTCCGTCGCACTGATGCGCCTGATGGCGTGGCGCAGCCTCGGCATGGCGCATCCGATGGAGGCGCACCGCATCGAAAGCCGGGGCATCTGCACCCGCGGTCGCAGCGCGGACGCGAAGGAAGGGGTCCAGTCCTTCGTGGAGAAGCGGTTGCCCGTTTTCCCCTGCACCGTGTCAAAGGACATGCCCGACTACTTTCCCTGGTGGGAAGAGCCGTCCTACTTCTAA
- a CDS encoding enoyl-CoA hydratase-related protein, with protein sequence MSDNFLIDEPIKGVKRITINRPESTNSFQFEMYTELADLFRQIKYDPKIRVVILTAAGTKHFCTGHDLKNPGKADWVPEGVGKPFFSRYAIDVIASLPVLMRNLPQPVICGVNGTVAGMALAFPLAADITIAAKSAKFVNAIHNAGSGAELGISYLLPRAVGAQRAAEILYTSRSVMADEAERIGLVLKAVPDEELQDACLEIAKNIVVNVPMGIWVTKQSLWHNMNAGSLEQAIEFESRGVYVAQSTEDKVEKQKAFFEKRAPNFSFK encoded by the coding sequence ATGTCTGATAACTTTCTGATCGATGAGCCAATCAAGGGCGTCAAGCGCATCACCATCAACCGTCCGGAGTCGACGAATTCCTTTCAGTTCGAGATGTACACGGAACTCGCCGATCTGTTCAGACAGATCAAGTACGACCCGAAGATCCGGGTGGTGATTCTGACTGCCGCAGGAACCAAGCATTTCTGCACCGGCCACGACCTCAAGAACCCCGGCAAGGCGGACTGGGTCCCGGAAGGCGTGGGCAAGCCCTTCTTCTCACGGTATGCGATCGACGTCATCGCCTCGCTGCCGGTGCTAATGCGCAATCTGCCGCAGCCGGTGATTTGCGGCGTGAACGGCACCGTAGCCGGAATGGCCCTCGCCTTCCCGCTGGCGGCGGACATCACGATTGCCGCGAAATCGGCCAAGTTCGTCAACGCCATCCACAACGCCGGCTCGGGTGCCGAACTGGGCATCAGCTACCTGCTTCCCAGGGCGGTGGGCGCTCAGCGGGCGGCCGAGATCCTATACACCTCGCGCTCGGTGATGGCCGACGAAGCCGAGCGTATCGGCCTGGTCTTGAAGGCCGTGCCGGACGAGGAATTGCAGGACGCCTGCCTGGAAATTGCCAAGAACATCGTCGTCAACGTGCCGATGGGTATTTGGGTGACCAAACAGTCGTTGTGGCACAACATGAATGCGGGCAGCCTGGAGCAGGCAATCGAGTTCGAGAGTCGCGGCGTCTATGTGGCGCAGTCTACCGAGGACAAGGTCGAGAAGCAGAAGGCGTTCTTCGAGAAGCGAGCACCGAACTTTAGCTTCAAGTAA
- a CDS encoding crotonase/enoyl-CoA hydratase family protein codes for MNKHLRTSEYLLFDVSDRVARITLNRPDKRNALHPAMLAELRDALLEADDLNDVNVVILEGAGKDFCAGYDLAGAYAGFKDGTPPWDEGRYRTVNKSVDDDCWNMEQTQKLNMVLFDMHKPVIAKVQGNCLAGGTDLALMCDMVICAENAKIGFPAARANGTPPIQMWVYHVGPQWAKRILMTGDNLWGRDAARIGLVLDAVPAEELDDAVNELAHRISFVDAELLSSHKRIVNAALELQGARTLQRFAVEMDARAHLCQGPRRTQFKADMAELGLKDALKKRDEPFGDGMVKMSWLDK; via the coding sequence ATGAACAAGCACCTCCGCACCTCGGAATACCTTCTATTCGACGTCAGCGATCGCGTCGCGCGCATCACTCTGAACCGTCCCGACAAGCGTAATGCGCTGCATCCTGCCATGCTGGCTGAGTTGCGTGATGCGCTGCTCGAGGCGGACGACCTGAACGACGTCAACGTGGTCATCCTCGAGGGGGCGGGCAAGGATTTCTGCGCTGGTTACGATCTCGCCGGCGCCTATGCCGGGTTCAAGGACGGCACGCCCCCGTGGGACGAGGGCCGTTACCGCACGGTCAACAAGTCGGTCGATGACGATTGCTGGAACATGGAGCAGACCCAGAAGCTCAACATGGTGCTGTTCGACATGCACAAACCGGTGATTGCCAAGGTGCAGGGCAACTGCTTAGCCGGCGGCACGGATCTCGCCCTCATGTGCGACATGGTCATCTGTGCTGAAAACGCAAAGATCGGCTTTCCCGCGGCCCGTGCCAACGGCACGCCGCCTATCCAGATGTGGGTCTATCACGTTGGTCCGCAGTGGGCCAAGCGCATTCTGATGACCGGCGACAATCTGTGGGGCAGGGACGCCGCCCGCATTGGCCTGGTACTCGATGCCGTCCCCGCTGAGGAACTTGACGACGCGGTCAACGAGCTGGCGCACCGTATCAGTTTTGTGGACGCCGAGCTGCTGTCGTCCCATAAGCGCATCGTCAATGCGGCGCTGGAACTGCAAGGCGCCAGAACCCTGCAGCGTTTCGCCGTGGAAATGGACGCGCGAGCCCACTTGTGCCAAGGCCCCCGTCGCACCCAGTTCAAGGCCGACATGGCCGAGCTAGGCCTGAAGGATGCGTTGAAGAAGCGCGATGAGCCGTTCGGCGACGGCATGGTCAAAATGAGCTGGCTCGACAAGTGA
- a CDS encoding IclR family transcriptional regulator, producing MAKAESLAAEKEIGGPRSLTRLLGLFDALARSPNGLTLADLNVLLETPKSSLLNLLRPLVSEGYLMHDGSRYRLGPAIFRLSASIVSVWNFSKVLQPYLGELSDRCHETVFLAMLDRDRRVLTVVSVIEGSKIVRFTVPPGATAPLYCTASGRVLLAHMDQEWQEAYLRETKLESLTPETITNKKALRAELKNVREQGYSISVGETMPESSGMAAPIFGPDGKVLAALSISAPTVRFEPDLPALREALLEVATRASGMSSPSASTTDATGR from the coding sequence ATGGCAAAAGCGGAGAGCTTGGCCGCTGAAAAGGAAATCGGCGGCCCCCGTTCGCTGACCCGATTGCTCGGCCTGTTCGATGCTCTGGCCCGGTCCCCGAATGGACTTACTCTGGCGGACCTCAACGTCCTGCTCGAGACCCCAAAGAGCAGTCTGCTCAATCTCCTTCGTCCGCTGGTGAGCGAGGGATACTTGATGCACGACGGCAGCCGCTACCGGCTCGGTCCGGCGATCTTCCGCCTCTCGGCGAGCATCGTGTCGGTCTGGAACTTCTCCAAAGTGCTTCAGCCGTACCTTGGAGAATTGTCGGACCGCTGTCACGAAACGGTGTTCCTGGCAATGCTCGATCGCGACCGGCGGGTGCTCACCGTCGTCAGCGTCATCGAGGGCTCGAAAATCGTCCGCTTCACTGTCCCGCCCGGAGCTACCGCTCCACTGTACTGTACGGCCTCGGGTCGAGTGCTCCTGGCCCACATGGACCAGGAATGGCAGGAGGCCTATCTGCGCGAGACCAAGCTGGAGTCGCTGACTCCCGAAACGATCACGAACAAGAAGGCGCTGCGCGCCGAACTGAAAAACGTGCGGGAGCAGGGCTATTCGATCAGCGTGGGCGAGACGATGCCTGAATCATCCGGCATGGCGGCACCGATCTTCGGCCCCGATGGGAAGGTACTCGCCGCGCTGTCCATCTCCGCCCCGACAGTGCGCTTCGAGCCGGACCTGCCGGCGCTGCGGGAGGCCTTGCTCGAGGTGGCAACACGCGCCTCCGGAATGTCGTCGCCGTCGGCATCCACAACCGACGCCACCGGTCGTTGA
- a CDS encoding enoyl-CoA hydratase/isomerase family protein, giving the protein MSEDDIIQVRYEGNVAIMTMNYSERRNAFNLRMRETMYARLLELESDDDCRAIVLTGAGGNFCSGGDISEMAQRPIVTGRNRFDLVTRIFKQLVSGPKPFIVAVEGAAAGCGLSFVAASDYAVAASDAKFACSFINVGLIPDSGGIWSLPRKVGYRRAMELAALGDTHDAEAALDMQLINKVCAPGKALEEAVAVAQRFAAKPPVAMALLRAALHLGNESVDGAINMEINYMSVLQNTEDYAEAARAFMEKRKPVFTGR; this is encoded by the coding sequence ATGAGCGAGGACGACATTATCCAGGTTCGTTATGAGGGCAATGTCGCCATTATGACGATGAACTATTCCGAGCGACGCAACGCCTTCAACCTTCGGATGCGGGAAACCATGTACGCACGTCTGCTCGAGTTGGAGAGCGACGACGACTGCAGAGCGATCGTGCTGACCGGCGCCGGCGGCAACTTCTGTTCGGGCGGTGACATCTCCGAGATGGCCCAACGCCCGATCGTCACCGGGCGGAATCGCTTCGATTTGGTCACGCGGATCTTCAAGCAGTTGGTCAGCGGTCCGAAGCCCTTCATCGTCGCGGTGGAAGGGGCGGCCGCGGGCTGCGGCCTGTCGTTCGTCGCCGCCAGCGACTACGCGGTGGCCGCCAGCGATGCCAAGTTTGCTTGTTCCTTCATTAACGTCGGCCTCATCCCCGACTCCGGCGGAATATGGTCGCTCCCGCGTAAGGTCGGTTACCGCAGGGCCATGGAGCTGGCGGCCCTTGGGGATACCCATGATGCCGAGGCGGCACTCGACATGCAGTTGATCAATAAGGTGTGCGCGCCGGGAAAGGCGCTGGAGGAGGCGGTGGCCGTGGCGCAGCGCTTCGCCGCCAAGCCGCCGGTGGCGATGGCGCTGCTGCGCGCGGCGCTGCACCTCGGCAACGAAAGCGTTGACGGAGCAATCAATATGGAAATCAACTACATGTCGGTGCTGCAAAACACCGAGGACTACGCCGAGGCAGCGCGCGCCTTCATGGAAAAGCGCAAACCGGTGTTCACGGGGCGCTGA
- a CDS encoding acyl-CoA dehydrogenase family protein translates to MDFNYSEEQQMLTDTIGRFVEKTYDFESRRKLAKTELGFSREHWSTLAEMGLMALVVPEEFGGMGGSPVETLIVMEAFGRGLVLEPYVGTAVVAANLITEAGNVAQKEAMLGAIADGSRRFALAALEPQGRFDLWDVATRATSDGAGYVLDGRKAVVLGGDSADTLIISARTSGRTTDRVGISLFLVDAKAPGLTIEGFPNLDGQRSAEVTLSNVRVGSEALLGARDAGYPSLEWAVDHGIAALCAEAVGVMSKLLDTTAEYLRTRKQFGKPIGSFQALQHAAADMLTALEQCRSAAVMAAAKVDSADAAERRAAISAAKTIVGQAGRAIGKHAVQLHGGMGMTDELAVGHYFKRLLCIDMTWGDSDHHIEQYAALL, encoded by the coding sequence ATGGACTTCAACTACAGCGAAGAGCAGCAGATGCTGACTGACACCATCGGCCGTTTCGTGGAAAAGACCTATGACTTCGAGTCACGGCGCAAGCTCGCCAAGACGGAGCTCGGCTTTTCCAGGGAGCACTGGAGCACGCTCGCCGAAATGGGGCTCATGGCGCTCGTTGTGCCGGAGGAATTCGGCGGTATGGGCGGCTCCCCGGTGGAAACGCTGATCGTCATGGAAGCGTTCGGCCGCGGGCTGGTGCTGGAACCCTATGTAGGCACCGCTGTGGTGGCAGCAAACCTGATCACAGAGGCCGGCAACGTCGCACAGAAGGAAGCGATGCTCGGGGCCATCGCCGACGGCAGCCGCCGCTTCGCCTTGGCCGCCTTGGAACCCCAGGGCCGCTTCGACCTTTGGGACGTGGCGACGCGCGCGACATCCGACGGCGCGGGCTATGTCCTCGACGGCCGGAAGGCTGTGGTCCTTGGGGGTGACAGCGCCGACACACTGATCATCTCGGCCCGCACGTCGGGCAGGACGACTGACAGGGTGGGCATCAGCCTATTCTTGGTAGACGCCAAAGCACCTGGCCTGACCATCGAGGGCTTTCCCAATCTCGATGGCCAGCGTTCCGCCGAAGTGACGCTCAGTAACGTGAGAGTGGGGTCGGAAGCACTGCTCGGTGCCCGGGATGCCGGCTACCCCTCCCTCGAATGGGCCGTGGATCACGGCATCGCCGCCCTGTGCGCGGAAGCCGTCGGCGTAATGAGCAAGCTCCTGGACACCACCGCTGAGTATTTGCGTACCCGCAAGCAGTTCGGCAAGCCTATCGGCAGCTTCCAGGCCCTGCAGCACGCCGCCGCTGACATGCTCACGGCCTTGGAGCAGTGTCGCTCCGCGGCAGTGATGGCAGCCGCCAAGGTGGATTCGGCGGACGCCGCTGAACGTCGCGCCGCCATTTCCGCGGCCAAGACCATCGTGGGGCAGGCGGGCCGCGCCATTGGCAAGCATGCAGTTCAGCTCCACGGCGGGATGGGCATGACCGACGAGCTGGCTGTTGGCCATTATTTTAAACGCCTGCTCTGCATTGACATGACCTGGGGCGACAGCGACCACCACATCGAGCAGTATGCAGCACTCCTATGA
- a CDS encoding acyl-CoA dehydrogenase family protein, whose amino-acid sequence MFLRESAEEASFRAEVRDFVQRELPIVIRDRVLTFQRVERDDYVCWQKILHVKGWGAPAWPREYGGTGWNATQRVIFEEECFAAGAPRQMPFGLSMCGPVLIAFGTEAQKAKFLPRIIAMDDWWCQGYSEPGAGSDLASLKTRAVRQGDKYVINGQKTWTSFAHWANWIFCLVRTDPEAKPQAGISFLLIDMKSPGVTVRPIRTLDQGADVNEVFLDNVEVPLENLVGEENKGWAIAKYLLGHERTNIAGIGMCKRLMRRVKEMAGTCTKRGRPLVEDPRFRARISQLDMQLICHEWSLLRIISLESGNKPIGPEASVLKIRGSEIQQDLTELLMDIAGPYAVPYVPEALELGSTVQTAGDPLLNPLAGQFLDMRKISIYGGANEIQKNIIAKAILDL is encoded by the coding sequence ATGTTCCTACGCGAAAGCGCCGAAGAGGCCAGTTTCCGAGCCGAGGTGCGCGACTTCGTGCAGCGCGAGCTGCCCATCGTCATCCGTGACCGCGTGCTCACGTTCCAGCGCGTTGAGCGCGACGATTACGTGTGCTGGCAGAAGATCCTCCATGTCAAGGGCTGGGGCGCACCTGCCTGGCCGAGGGAGTACGGCGGCACGGGTTGGAATGCGACCCAGCGCGTGATCTTCGAAGAGGAGTGCTTTGCCGCCGGCGCGCCGCGGCAGATGCCCTTCGGTCTGTCCATGTGCGGGCCAGTGCTGATCGCCTTCGGTACCGAGGCGCAGAAGGCCAAGTTCCTGCCGCGCATCATCGCGATGGACGACTGGTGGTGTCAGGGCTATTCCGAGCCGGGCGCAGGCTCCGACCTCGCTTCGCTCAAGACCCGCGCGGTGCGCCAGGGTGACAAGTACGTCATCAATGGTCAGAAGACGTGGACGAGCTTCGCCCATTGGGCCAACTGGATCTTCTGCCTGGTCCGTACCGATCCGGAGGCTAAGCCCCAGGCCGGCATCTCCTTCCTGCTGATCGACATGAAGAGCCCGGGCGTCACCGTGCGCCCGATCAGGACCCTCGACCAGGGAGCCGACGTGAACGAGGTGTTCCTCGACAACGTCGAGGTGCCGCTGGAAAACTTGGTAGGCGAGGAAAACAAGGGGTGGGCCATCGCCAAGTACCTTCTCGGCCATGAGCGCACCAACATCGCCGGCATCGGCATGTGCAAGCGCTTGATGCGTCGCGTGAAGGAAATGGCGGGCACCTGCACCAAGCGCGGTCGGCCGCTGGTCGAAGATCCACGCTTCCGCGCACGCATTTCCCAGCTCGACATGCAGCTCATCTGTCACGAGTGGTCGCTGCTGCGCATCATCTCACTGGAATCCGGCAACAAGCCGATCGGTCCGGAGGCGTCAGTGTTGAAGATCCGCGGGTCCGAGATCCAGCAGGATCTCACGGAGCTGCTGATGGACATCGCCGGGCCCTATGCGGTGCCCTACGTACCCGAAGCCCTGGAATTGGGCTCGACGGTGCAGACCGCCGGCGATCCATTGCTGAATCCGCTGGCTGGGCAGTTCCTCGACATGCGCAAAATCTCGATCTACGGCGGTGCCAACGAGATCCAGAAGAACATTATCGCCAAGGCAATTCTTGATCTGTGA
- a CDS encoding enoyl-CoA hydratase encodes MSYEQILYEVKEGVATITLNRPEVLNAWTDVIAEELWDATHKADADNDVRVMLLTGAGRAFCAGGDVTGFKSENPQQLIDKLPRSYDFSRRPDYQGRASYFPSLSKPIIAVLNGPAAGLGLVHALFCDLRFAAHDAVITTAFSRIGLASEYGMAWALKHVVGYPAAMDLLLSARKVRGEEALRLGLVNQTYSKDQLLGAAYAYARDLVENVSPRSMRVMKRQLWELPFQSLHEALISDSAEMLEANVCEDFQEGKCAFMEKRKPNFTGH; translated from the coding sequence ATGAGCTACGAGCAGATTCTCTACGAGGTGAAGGAGGGCGTCGCCACCATCACCCTGAATCGTCCCGAGGTCCTCAACGCGTGGACGGACGTAATCGCCGAGGAGCTCTGGGACGCCACCCACAAGGCGGACGCCGACAACGATGTGCGGGTCATGCTCCTGACCGGCGCGGGCCGCGCCTTCTGCGCAGGGGGCGACGTGACCGGATTCAAGAGCGAGAACCCGCAGCAACTGATCGACAAGTTGCCGCGCTCCTACGATTTCAGCCGCCGTCCCGACTACCAGGGACGGGCGAGCTATTTCCCCTCGCTCTCCAAGCCGATCATCGCCGTGCTCAACGGCCCCGCGGCGGGCCTTGGGCTGGTGCACGCGCTCTTCTGCGACCTGCGTTTCGCCGCCCATGACGCTGTGATCACCACCGCATTTTCGCGTATTGGCCTCGCCTCCGAGTACGGCATGGCCTGGGCGTTGAAGCACGTGGTCGGCTACCCGGCAGCGATGGATCTGTTGCTCTCGGCGCGCAAGGTACGCGGGGAGGAGGCGCTGCGCCTGGGCCTGGTCAACCAGACCTACTCGAAGGACCAGTTGCTCGGAGCCGCTTACGCCTACGCTCGTGATCTCGTTGAAAACGTGTCACCGCGTTCGATGCGGGTGATGAAGCGACAGTTGTGGGAGTTGCCCTTTCAGAGCCTGCACGAGGCCCTGATCTCGGATTCTGCCGAGATGCTCGAAGCCAACGTCTGCGAGGATTTCCAGGAAGGCAAATGCGCCTTCATGGAGAAGCGCAAACCCAATTTTACCGGCCATTGA